The Burkholderia lata genome contains a region encoding:
- the mnmC gene encoding bifunctional tRNA (5-methylaminomethyl-2-thiouridine)(34)-methyltransferase MnmD/FAD-dependent 5-carboxymethylaminomethyl-2-thiouridine(34) oxidoreductase MnmC, with protein sequence MTDRLVPASLALRDDGTLVSPEFGDLHLGASGALAHRVFVAGNGLPTRWQDRRTFTIVATGFGAGGSFLAAWAAWRDDPARCERLHFVAVEPHPFSRDDLRRAATHIVADTTISADVEALADAWPMLVPGLHRLEFDEGRVVLTLAFGESIDMLGKIVARADAFCLDGLASSSDADLQSTDVVRALSKIAGEHATFAVHASSDALKHALGKSGFTYREVDDLLVGEYAPRWRARRHEPPLALPVATRRAIVIGAGLAGCAVVERLAARGWEVTLIERHDRIASDASGNPAGVFHPLMTRDDNVASRLTRGGFLHAIARWRALENAGHAFARSTNGMIHLAESADDFERMRDAFDAFGPPSDYVSLLDIEAARAHLNLSVAQGGLLFPHGGAVWPAGLCAAQYAAAGERVRLLASTRVAKLERRGDAWHALDDAGGTLAEAPVVVLANAGDAARLAGLQHVALQPVRGQLTLLPPGSTAPLPCPTIGDGYAVPLDDGTLLIGATFEPDDVDPAMRAAGHLENLERVRHLLPGLIGDLPDPDTLRGRVAFRWVVGDRLPLLGPLADEAGAIANARALSGAQARDLPRLPGLYGAFGFGSRGLVWAALGAELIASQLEGEPWPLERELADAVDPARFLIRALRARRVGRAG encoded by the coding sequence ATGACCGACCGACTTGTTCCCGCCTCGCTCGCGCTTCGCGACGACGGCACGCTCGTCTCGCCCGAGTTCGGCGACCTCCATCTCGGCGCATCAGGTGCGCTTGCGCATCGCGTGTTCGTCGCCGGCAACGGCCTGCCGACGCGCTGGCAGGACCGCCGCACGTTCACGATCGTGGCGACCGGATTCGGCGCGGGCGGCAGTTTCCTTGCGGCCTGGGCCGCGTGGCGTGACGATCCCGCGCGCTGCGAGCGGTTGCATTTTGTCGCAGTCGAACCGCATCCGTTCTCGCGCGACGACCTGCGCCGCGCAGCTACTCATATCGTTGCGGACACAACCATATCGGCGGATGTCGAGGCACTTGCCGACGCGTGGCCGATGCTTGTACCGGGTCTGCACCGGCTCGAATTCGACGAAGGGCGCGTGGTGCTCACGCTCGCGTTCGGCGAGTCGATCGACATGCTGGGGAAGATCGTCGCGCGCGCCGACGCGTTCTGTCTCGACGGCCTCGCGTCGTCGAGCGACGCGGATCTCCAATCGACCGACGTGGTCCGCGCGCTCTCGAAAATCGCCGGCGAACACGCAACGTTTGCAGTGCATGCGAGTTCGGACGCGTTGAAACACGCACTCGGCAAATCGGGTTTCACGTATCGCGAGGTCGACGATCTGCTCGTCGGCGAATATGCGCCGCGCTGGCGCGCGCGCCGGCACGAGCCGCCGCTCGCACTGCCGGTTGCGACGCGCCGCGCGATCGTGATCGGTGCGGGCCTGGCGGGCTGCGCGGTCGTCGAGCGGCTGGCCGCGCGCGGCTGGGAAGTCACGCTGATCGAGCGGCACGACCGGATCGCGAGCGACGCATCGGGCAATCCGGCCGGTGTATTCCATCCGTTGATGACACGCGACGACAACGTCGCGAGCCGGCTCACGCGCGGTGGCTTCCTGCATGCGATCGCACGCTGGCGCGCACTCGAAAACGCAGGCCATGCATTCGCGCGCAGTACGAACGGGATGATCCATCTCGCCGAATCGGCCGACGACTTCGAACGGATGCGCGATGCATTCGATGCGTTCGGCCCGCCGTCCGACTATGTCTCGCTGCTCGACATCGAGGCCGCGCGCGCGCATCTGAACCTGTCGGTCGCGCAGGGCGGCCTGCTGTTTCCGCATGGCGGCGCTGTCTGGCCAGCCGGCCTTTGCGCGGCTCAATACGCGGCGGCCGGCGAACGCGTGCGCTTGCTCGCGTCCACCCGCGTTGCAAAACTCGAACGGCGGGGCGACGCATGGCATGCACTCGACGATGCGGGCGGCACGCTGGCCGAAGCGCCCGTCGTCGTGCTCGCGAATGCCGGCGACGCCGCGCGCCTCGCCGGGCTGCAGCATGTCGCGCTGCAACCGGTGCGTGGCCAGCTCACGTTGTTGCCGCCCGGCAGTACGGCACCGCTGCCGTGCCCGACGATCGGCGACGGCTACGCGGTGCCGCTCGACGACGGCACGCTGCTGATCGGCGCAACGTTCGAACCCGACGACGTCGATCCCGCGATGCGCGCGGCCGGCCACCTCGAAAACCTCGAACGCGTGCGGCATCTGCTGCCGGGCCTGATCGGCGACCTGCCGGACCCCGACACACTGCGCGGCCGCGTCGCATTCCGTTGGGTCGTCGGCGACCGCCTGCCGCTGCTCGGCCCGCTCGCGGATGAAGCCGGCGCCATCGCCAATGCACGCGCGCTGAGCGGTGCGCAGGCGCGCGACCTGCCGCGCCTGCCCGGGCTCTACGGCGCATTCGGCTTCGGCTCGCGCGGCCTCGTATGGGCTGCACTCGGCGCCGAACTGATCGCATCGCAACTCGAAGGCGAGCCCTGGCCGCTCGAACGCGAACTCGCCGATGCCGTCGACCCCGCACGCTTCCTGATCCGCGCGTTGCGCGCCCGCCGCGTCGGCCGGGCCGGCTGA
- a CDS encoding YbdK family carboxylate-amine ligase, with protein MALETFVNSEPFTFGVELEIQVVNTHNYDLTKAASDLMRLIQGETFPGNITPEITESMIELSTGICHSHEQAVSELHAIRDVLVKAADQLNVGLAGGGTHAFQQWSDRQIYDAPRFQYISELYGYLAKQFTVFGQHVHIGCPDPDSALFLLHSMSRFIPHFIALSASSPFVQNVDTGFHSARLNSVFAFPLSGRAPFVLTWDSFEEYFTKMVNTGVVNSMKDFYWDIRPKPGYGTIEVRVMDTPLSVDRAAAIACYIQTLARYLLTDRPLKLSEDDYLVYTFNRFEACRFGLEGTCVNPQTGERRTIAEDILDTLDRIAPHAAALGSRAALDEIGALANARVNDASWLRTVFKQEKSLNETVRQQCLRWRE; from the coding sequence ATGGCACTCGAAACCTTCGTCAATTCCGAGCCGTTTACGTTCGGCGTCGAACTGGAGATCCAGGTCGTCAACACGCACAACTACGACCTGACCAAAGCGGCGTCCGACCTGATGCGCCTGATCCAGGGCGAGACCTTCCCGGGCAACATCACGCCGGAAATCACCGAGAGCATGATCGAGCTGTCGACCGGCATCTGCCATTCGCACGAGCAGGCTGTGAGCGAGCTGCACGCGATCCGCGACGTGCTCGTGAAGGCGGCCGACCAGCTCAACGTCGGGCTGGCCGGCGGCGGCACGCATGCATTCCAGCAATGGAGCGACCGGCAGATCTACGATGCGCCGCGCTTCCAGTACATCTCCGAGCTGTACGGCTATCTCGCCAAGCAGTTCACCGTGTTCGGCCAGCACGTGCACATCGGCTGCCCCGATCCCGACAGCGCGCTGTTCCTGCTGCACTCGATGTCCCGCTTCATTCCGCACTTCATCGCGCTGTCTGCGTCGTCGCCGTTCGTGCAGAACGTCGACACCGGCTTCCATTCGGCACGCCTGAATTCGGTGTTCGCGTTCCCGCTGTCGGGCCGCGCGCCGTTCGTGCTGACCTGGGACAGCTTCGAGGAGTACTTCACGAAGATGGTGAACACCGGCGTCGTCAACTCGATGAAGGACTTCTACTGGGACATCCGCCCGAAGCCCGGCTACGGGACGATCGAGGTGCGCGTGATGGACACGCCGCTGTCGGTCGACCGCGCGGCGGCGATCGCCTGCTACATCCAGACGCTCGCGCGCTACCTGCTGACCGACCGGCCGCTGAAGCTGTCCGAGGACGACTACCTCGTCTACACGTTCAACCGTTTCGAGGCGTGCCGCTTCGGGCTCGAGGGCACCTGCGTGAATCCTCAGACGGGTGAGCGCCGCACGATCGCCGAGGACATCCTCGACACGCTCGACCGGATCGCGCCGCATGCGGCCGCGCTCGGCTCGCGCGCGGCACTCGACGAGATCGGTGCGCTCGCCAACGCGCGCGTGAACGACGCATCGTGGTTGAGAACCGTTTTCAAACAGGAAAAATCGCTCAATGAGACGGTCCGCCAGCAGTGCTTACGTTGGCGCGAGTGA
- a CDS encoding glutamine amidotransferase, with the protein MNAEVVAIRHVHFEDLGSFEQVLGERGRRVRYVDVGSSRVEVLDVLEPSLLVVLGGPISVYDDAQYPTIAPLAALVRKRIDAGLPILGICLGAQFIARALGARVYPAAQHELGWAPLTLTDAGRASPLRHLDGAATSMLHWHGDTFDLPGGAMHLASTPACRHQAFAWGQHVLALQCHPEIRTDRFEPWLIANAGEIVATPGIDARQLRADTAQHGPALEAAARRMFAEWLDSVGL; encoded by the coding sequence ATGAACGCTGAAGTCGTGGCGATCCGCCACGTGCATTTCGAGGATCTCGGGAGCTTCGAGCAGGTGCTCGGCGAACGGGGTCGGCGGGTGCGCTACGTCGACGTCGGGTCGTCGCGGGTCGAGGTGCTCGACGTGCTCGAGCCGTCGCTCCTCGTCGTGCTCGGCGGGCCGATCAGCGTGTACGACGATGCGCAGTATCCGACGATCGCGCCGCTCGCGGCGCTCGTGCGCAAGCGCATCGACGCCGGGCTGCCGATCCTCGGGATTTGCCTCGGCGCGCAGTTCATCGCCCGGGCGCTCGGTGCACGTGTCTATCCGGCTGCGCAGCACGAACTCGGCTGGGCGCCGCTGACGCTCACCGACGCCGGCCGCGCATCGCCGCTGCGCCATCTCGATGGCGCGGCGACGTCGATGCTGCACTGGCATGGCGACACGTTCGACCTGCCGGGCGGGGCGATGCATCTCGCGTCGACGCCGGCCTGCCGTCACCAGGCATTCGCATGGGGCCAGCACGTGCTGGCGCTGCAATGCCATCCGGAAATCCGCACCGACCGCTTCGAACCGTGGCTGATCGCGAACGCCGGCGAAATCGTGGCGACGCCCGGCATCGACGCGCGCCAGTTGCGTGCCGATACCGCTCAGCACGGCCCCGCGCTCGAGGCGGCCGCGCGCCGCATGTTCGCGGAGTGGCTCGACAGCGTCGGGCTCTGA
- a CDS encoding SET domain-containing protein, which produces MSSRRIAVRRSGVHGKGVFAVAPIKAGERVVEYKGERISWKEALRRHPHDPSEPNHTFYFALDEGGVIDGKIDGNSARWINHSCAPNCEAEEVKGRVYIHALRDIGAEEELFYDYGLVIDAKLTKTLKREYACHCGAASCRGTLLATTDEGGKKKKKKDKKDGKSEPRSKDKKSKK; this is translated from the coding sequence ATGAGTTCACGCAGGATCGCGGTGCGCCGCTCGGGAGTACACGGCAAGGGCGTGTTCGCCGTGGCGCCGATCAAGGCCGGCGAGCGCGTAGTGGAATACAAGGGCGAACGAATTTCGTGGAAGGAAGCGCTGCGCCGCCACCCGCACGACCCGAGCGAACCGAACCATACGTTCTACTTCGCACTCGACGAAGGCGGGGTGATCGACGGCAAGATCGACGGCAACAGCGCGCGCTGGATCAACCACTCGTGCGCGCCGAACTGCGAAGCCGAGGAAGTCAAAGGCCGCGTGTACATCCACGCGCTGCGCGACATCGGGGCGGAAGAGGAGCTGTTCTACGACTACGGCCTCGTGATCGATGCGAAGCTGACGAAGACGCTCAAGCGCGAATACGCGTGCCATTGCGGCGCGGCGTCGTGCCGCGGCACGCTGCTCGCGACGACCGACGAGGGCGGGAAGAAGAAAAAGAAGAAGGACAAGAAGGACGGCAAGTCCGAGCCCCGGTCGAAGGACAAGAAAAGCAAGAAGTAA
- a CDS encoding cation:proton antiporter, whose protein sequence is MKSAFSFLPNWPLTPDAVFWAGLALFAAGLCGELCYRAWRLPRITGYAVIGLIAGSFGFGVIDASTDETSRLLIDVALGLLLFELGSRLDLRWIRRNPWLIASSLAEATLSFVLVLFVMLALGVSGMVALVLSAIAIATSPSMVIQLKTELRAEGQVSQRLITLTALNSVYAIVLTKLVTSWLHQEAYGNVFATILQPLYLIAGSFIVAYVVARSCNYLFRHMTATMRDEHSFVALFGLVMLAIAVAQALKLSTLLTLLLAGIIVKNLEARPQLWPEHFGTAGWLLTVILFVLTLTSFTWGDIALGGLLAIVLIVTRLVAKLAGVVAFAKPSGIGMKQGIALGIALTPMSALSYLLVDDTYQLYPNFDPHLRAIVMCTIVILQLVSPFIVYRCLSAVGERSDSN, encoded by the coding sequence ATGAAGTCGGCGTTCTCATTCCTGCCCAACTGGCCGCTCACGCCGGATGCCGTGTTCTGGGCCGGGCTCGCGTTGTTCGCGGCCGGCCTGTGTGGCGAGCTTTGCTATCGCGCATGGCGTCTGCCTCGCATCACCGGTTATGCGGTGATCGGTCTCATCGCCGGGTCGTTCGGATTCGGCGTGATCGATGCCAGCACCGACGAAACGTCCCGGTTGCTGATCGACGTCGCGCTCGGCCTGTTGCTGTTCGAGCTCGGCAGCCGCCTCGACCTGCGCTGGATCCGGCGCAATCCGTGGCTCATCGCATCGAGCCTCGCCGAAGCCACGCTGTCGTTCGTGCTGGTGCTGTTCGTGATGCTCGCGCTCGGTGTGTCGGGGATGGTTGCGCTCGTGCTGTCGGCGATCGCGATCGCGACGTCGCCGTCGATGGTGATCCAGCTGAAGACCGAACTGCGTGCGGAAGGGCAGGTGTCGCAACGCCTCATCACATTGACCGCGCTCAACAGCGTCTATGCGATCGTGCTGACCAAGCTCGTGACGAGCTGGCTCCACCAGGAAGCGTACGGCAACGTGTTTGCGACGATCCTGCAGCCGCTCTACCTGATCGCCGGTTCGTTCATCGTTGCGTATGTGGTCGCACGTTCGTGCAACTACCTGTTCCGCCACATGACCGCGACGATGCGCGACGAGCATTCGTTCGTCGCGTTGTTCGGGCTCGTGATGCTCGCGATCGCCGTCGCCCAGGCGCTGAAGCTGTCGACACTGCTCACGCTGCTGCTCGCCGGCATCATCGTGAAGAACCTCGAAGCACGCCCGCAACTGTGGCCCGAGCACTTCGGCACGGCCGGCTGGCTGCTGACGGTGATCCTGTTCGTGCTCACGCTCACGTCGTTCACGTGGGGCGACATCGCGCTCGGCGGGCTGCTCGCGATCGTGCTGATTGTCACGCGGCTCGTCGCGAAGCTGGCCGGCGTCGTCGCGTTCGCGAAGCCGAGCGGCATCGGGATGAAGCAGGGCATCGCGCTCGGCATTGCGCTTACGCCGATGTCCGCGCTGTCGTACCTGCTCGTCGACGACACCTACCAGCTCTATCCGAATTTCGACCCGCACCTGCGCGCGATCGTGATGTGCACGATCGTGATCCTGCAGCTCGTCAGCCCGTTCATCGTGTACCGCTGCCTGTCGGCGGTCGGTGAACGCAGCGACAGCAACTGA
- a CDS encoding HU family DNA-binding protein — protein MNKQELIDAVAAQTGASKAQTGETLDTLLEVIKKAVSKGDAVQLIGFGSFGSGKRAARTGRNPKTGETIKIPAAKTVKFTAGKAFKDAVNKR, from the coding sequence ATGAACAAACAGGAACTGATCGACGCCGTCGCCGCCCAAACGGGCGCCAGCAAGGCTCAAACCGGCGAAACGCTGGACACGCTGCTCGAAGTCATCAAGAAGGCCGTGTCGAAGGGTGATGCGGTTCAGCTGATCGGCTTCGGCAGCTTCGGTTCGGGCAAGCGCGCAGCACGTACGGGCCGCAACCCGAAGACCGGCGAAACCATCAAGATCCCGGCAGCCAAGACGGTCAAGTTCACGGCTGGCAAGGCGTTCAAGGACGCCGTCAACAAGCGTTAA
- a CDS encoding GTP-binding protein, producing the protein MNPAMNQPLPVTVLSGFLGAGKTTLLNHILANRAGLKVAVIVNDLAAVNIDASLVRDAQALSHVEERLVEMSNGCICCTLRDDLLVEIRTLASEGRFDAIMIESTGIAEPMPIAETFTFVDDDGTSLSKIARLDTLVTVVDAYNFLRDYGSDDALATRGIAASEEDDRTLVELLIEQIEFCDVLVINKADLVAADDLARLQHILARLNPRAHQVVSTFGNVPLDEVLNTGRFDFDEAANAPGWLASLDHDHTHCDDPDCHDEHHAHVHGEADEFGIGNFVYRARRPFHPARLWALLHQEWPGVLRSKGFFWLATRNDIAGSLSQAGGVCRHGPAGLWWAAQDRAEWPDDDELLGEIRAEWHGDLDDHSVGDRRQELVLIGIALDADAWREKLDACLLTDAEFALGAAGWDAFDDPFPAWDVDSHDDDDHGDTQIVHA; encoded by the coding sequence ATGAATCCGGCAATGAACCAGCCGTTGCCCGTCACCGTGCTGTCGGGCTTCCTCGGCGCCGGCAAGACCACGCTGCTCAATCACATCCTCGCGAACCGCGCGGGCCTGAAGGTCGCCGTGATCGTCAACGATCTCGCGGCGGTCAACATCGATGCCTCGCTCGTGCGCGATGCGCAGGCGCTGTCGCACGTCGAGGAACGCCTCGTCGAGATGTCGAACGGCTGCATCTGCTGCACGCTGCGTGACGACCTGCTCGTCGAAATCCGCACGCTCGCGTCCGAAGGGCGCTTCGACGCGATCATGATCGAATCGACCGGCATCGCGGAGCCGATGCCGATCGCCGAAACCTTCACGTTCGTCGACGACGACGGCACGTCGCTGTCGAAAATCGCGCGGCTCGATACGCTCGTCACCGTGGTCGATGCGTACAACTTCCTGCGCGACTACGGCTCGGACGACGCGCTCGCGACGCGCGGCATCGCCGCATCGGAAGAGGACGACCGCACGCTCGTCGAGCTGCTGATCGAGCAGATCGAGTTCTGCGACGTGCTGGTGATCAACAAGGCCGATCTCGTTGCCGCGGACGACCTCGCACGCCTGCAGCACATTCTTGCGCGACTCAATCCGCGCGCGCACCAGGTCGTGTCGACGTTCGGCAACGTGCCGCTCGACGAAGTGCTGAACACGGGCCGCTTCGATTTCGACGAGGCCGCGAACGCACCGGGCTGGCTCGCGTCGCTCGATCACGATCACACGCACTGCGACGACCCGGACTGCCATGACGAACATCATGCGCACGTGCACGGCGAAGCCGACGAATTCGGCATCGGCAATTTTGTTTACCGTGCGCGCCGGCCGTTTCATCCGGCACGACTCTGGGCGCTGTTGCATCAGGAGTGGCCGGGCGTGCTGCGCAGCAAGGGCTTCTTCTGGCTCGCGACGCGCAACGACATCGCGGGATCGCTGTCGCAGGCGGGCGGCGTATGCCGGCATGGCCCGGCAGGTCTCTGGTGGGCGGCGCAGGATCGTGCGGAATGGCCCGACGACGATGAGCTGCTCGGTGAAATCCGCGCCGAATGGCACGGCGATCTCGACGACCACAGTGTGGGCGATCGTCGGCAGGAACTCGTGCTGATCGGCATCGCGCTCGACGCGGATGCATGGCGCGAGAAGCTCGATGCCTGCCTGCTGACCGATGCGGAATTCGCACTCGGCGCAGCGGGATGGGATGCATTCGACGATCCGTTCCCGGCATGGGATGTCGATTCGCACGACGACGACGATCACGGCGACACGCAGATCGTGCACGCGTAA
- a CDS encoding NADH:flavin oxidoreductase/NADH oxidase produces MTALFSPFTLRGVTLPNRIVISPMCQYSAERGEATDWHMIHLGHLALSGAGLLCIEATAVEPDGRITHGDLGLWDDVTEAALKPVLAAIRKHSPVRVAMQLSHAGRKASSNVPWQGGQLVSVADGGWLPHAPSAVPHKDGETPPLALDAAGLNRIREAFAASAKRAARLGIDAIEVHAAHGYLLHQFLSPLANQRTDEYGGSLENRMRFPLEIFEIVRAAFPEGRPVGVRVSATDWVEGGWELDDTIAFAHELKRRGCDWIDVSSGGVSPLQKIPLSAGYQVPFAQAVKRAVGMPTIAVGLINEPAHANRLIEAGDADFVAMARAMLYDPRWPWHAAAELGAQVTAPPQYWRSQPREHKALFGDIAFGQR; encoded by the coding sequence ATGACTGCGCTGTTTTCCCCGTTCACGCTGCGCGGCGTGACCCTTCCGAACCGGATCGTGATCTCCCCGATGTGCCAGTATTCGGCCGAACGCGGCGAGGCGACCGACTGGCACATGATTCACCTCGGCCATCTCGCGCTGTCGGGCGCGGGGCTGCTCTGCATCGAGGCGACCGCCGTGGAACCCGACGGGCGTATCACGCATGGCGACCTCGGCCTCTGGGACGACGTGACCGAAGCCGCGCTGAAGCCGGTGCTGGCCGCGATCCGCAAGCATTCGCCGGTCCGCGTCGCGATGCAGTTGTCGCATGCGGGGCGCAAGGCGTCGAGCAACGTGCCGTGGCAGGGTGGTCAGCTCGTATCGGTCGCCGACGGCGGCTGGTTGCCGCATGCGCCGTCGGCCGTGCCGCACAAGGACGGCGAGACGCCGCCGCTCGCACTCGATGCCGCGGGCCTGAACCGGATCCGCGAAGCGTTCGCGGCCTCGGCGAAGCGGGCCGCACGGCTCGGCATCGACGCGATCGAGGTGCATGCGGCACACGGCTACCTGCTGCACCAGTTCCTGTCGCCGCTCGCGAACCAGCGCACCGACGAATACGGCGGCTCGCTCGAAAACCGCATGCGTTTCCCGCTCGAGATCTTCGAGATCGTGCGCGCGGCGTTTCCGGAAGGCCGGCCGGTCGGCGTGCGCGTGTCCGCGACCGACTGGGTCGAAGGCGGCTGGGAGCTCGACGATACGATCGCGTTCGCGCACGAACTGAAGCGCCGCGGCTGCGACTGGATCGACGTGTCGTCCGGCGGCGTGTCGCCGCTGCAGAAGATTCCGCTGTCGGCCGGCTACCAGGTGCCGTTCGCGCAGGCCGTGAAGCGCGCGGTCGGCATGCCGACGATCGCCGTCGGCCTGATCAACGAGCCCGCGCATGCGAACCGACTCATCGAGGCCGGCGATGCCGACTTCGTCGCGATGGCGCGTGCGATGCTGTACGACCCGCGCTGGCCGTGGCATGCGGCGGCCGAGCTCGGCGCGCAGGTGACGGCGCCGCCGCAATACTGGCGCTCGCAGCCGCGCGAGCACAAGGCGTTGTTCGGCGACATCGCATTCGGCCAGCGTTGA
- a CDS encoding MarR family winged helix-turn-helix transcriptional regulator produces MSEGVYGNQASGRVTHSLLRLSTAMRSQAWDWAEGAGLTPTQGEILVLLLQRKGPMRLGEIARETQLTAATTSDAVSTLETKGLVEKRRALDDGRALAVRLSARGRTAAKKALQWPEFLTKAVGKLGADEQGALYRALLKTLRELQVAGATPPQRMCVTCAHFQPGKLSKKTVHHCAALDISMTDSDLRLDCSVQEEADAATQKKTWKIFAG; encoded by the coding sequence ATGAGCGAAGGCGTTTACGGGAATCAGGCTTCGGGACGTGTGACCCACAGCCTGCTGCGGTTGAGTACGGCCATGCGAAGCCAGGCATGGGATTGGGCGGAAGGCGCAGGCCTCACGCCGACGCAGGGCGAGATTCTCGTGCTGCTGCTGCAGCGCAAGGGCCCGATGCGGCTCGGCGAGATCGCGCGCGAGACGCAGCTGACCGCGGCGACCACGAGCGATGCGGTGAGCACGCTCGAGACCAAGGGTCTCGTCGAGAAGCGCCGTGCACTGGACGACGGTCGCGCGCTGGCCGTGCGCCTGTCGGCCCGTGGTCGCACGGCTGCGAAGAAGGCACTGCAATGGCCTGAATTCCTGACGAAAGCGGTCGGCAAGCTCGGCGCGGACGAGCAGGGCGCACTGTATCGCGCGCTGCTGAAGACGCTGCGCGAACTGCAGGTGGCCGGTGCGACGCCGCCGCAGCGCATGTGCGTGACGTGCGCCCACTTCCAGCCGGGCAAGCTGTCGAAGAAGACCGTGCATCACTGCGCGGCGCTCGACATCTCGATGACGGACAGCGATCTGCGTCTCGACTGCTCGGTGCAGGAAGAGGCCGACGCGGCGACGCAGAAGAAGACCTGGAAGATTTTCGCAGGCTGA
- a CDS encoding lytic transglycosylase domain-containing protein, translated as MNRRFVSIALIAAGGCFASANARADCFDEAAKYQQVNPLILRAIAWQESRNRPGALNKNTNGSVDYGLMQINSIHLPTLSRYGIGRDTLMEPCKNVYIAAWHLKQKMNRYGNTWQAVGAYHSETPSLRDKYARQIAGILTQWKLLPPVQ; from the coding sequence ATGAACAGACGGTTCGTTTCGATCGCGTTGATCGCCGCCGGCGGGTGTTTCGCCAGCGCGAACGCTCGCGCGGACTGTTTCGACGAGGCCGCTAAATATCAGCAGGTCAATCCGCTGATCCTGCGCGCGATCGCGTGGCAGGAATCGCGCAACCGGCCCGGCGCGCTGAACAAGAACACGAACGGCTCGGTCGACTACGGCCTGATGCAGATCAATTCGATCCACCTGCCGACGCTGTCGCGCTACGGGATCGGCCGCGACACGCTGATGGAGCCGTGCAAGAACGTGTACATCGCCGCATGGCATCTCAAGCAGAAGATGAACCGCTACGGCAACACGTGGCAGGCGGTCGGCGCCTATCATTCGGAAACCCCGTCGCTGCGCGACAAGTACGCGCGGCAGATCGCCGGCATCCTGACCCAGTGGAAGCTGCTGCCGCCCGTGCAATGA